A segment of the Paracoccus suum genome:
TCGTGGCGCGCGATGTCGTGCGGCTGGTCACGCCCGGTACCCTGACCGAGGAAAGCCTGCTCGAGGCGCGGCGGCACAATTTCCTCGCTGCCTTTGCCGAGGTCCGGGGCGAGGGGGCGCTGGCTTGGGCCGATATCTCGACCGGGGCGCTGCGCGTGATGCCGTGTCCGCTCGTGCGCCTCGCGCCCGAGCTTGCGCGGCTGGCCCCGCGCGAATTGCTGGTGTGCGCCGGTGCGCGGCTTGACGATGTCGCGGCCGAAGCTGGCGCGGCGCTGACCGAACTCGCACCCGGCAGTTTTGACTCGGCGGCCGGGGCGCGGCGGCTCGCGGCAATCTATGCGGTCGAGACGCTTGACGGCTTTGGCAGCTTCGAGCGGCCGGAATTGGCGGCGATGGGTGCGATCGCCGATTACCTGTTGCTGACCCAGAAGGGCCGCATGCCGCGCCTCGCCCCGCCGGCGCGCGAGGCGGCGGGCGGCGCGATGCAGATCGATGCCGCAACCCGTCGCAATCTGGAGTTGACGCAGGCGCTGTCTGGCGGTCGCGAGGGCAGCCTGCTGGCCGCCATCGACCGAACCGTGACCGCCGCTGGCGCGCGCCTGCTCGAGCGTCGCATCAGCGCGCCCTCGCGCGATCTGGCGGTGATCCATGCCCGGCAGGAGGCAGTGGCCCATCTGCTGGCTGACCCGAGGTTGGCGGCGGACCTGCGCGCAGCCCTCGCGCGTGCGCCGGACATGGACCGGGCGCTGTCGCGACTCGCGTTGGACCGGGGCGGGCCGCGTGATTTGGGGGCCATCCGCGCGGGGCTGGAGGCGGCAACTGCCGTCGCCGCGCTGCTGGGCGAGGACGCGGTCACCGTGCTGGCCGATGCGGCCACCGCGCTGAGTGGGCACGAGGTGCTCATCGACATGCTGGACGCCCTGGTGGCCGAGCCGCCCCTGCTCGCCCGCGATGGCGGCTTCGTCGCGTCGGGTCATGATCCGGACCTCGACGACACCCGACGGCTGCGCGACGAGGGCCGGGGGGTCATTGCCGGCATGCAGGCCGAATATGCGGACGAGACCGGCATCCCGGCTCTGAAGATCAAGCACAACAACGTGCTGGGCTATTTCATCGAGACGACCGCGACCCATGCGGCGCGGATGCTGGCGCCGCCGCTGTCGGCGCGCTTCATCCATCGCCAGACCACTGCCAATGCCGTGCGCTTTACCACCGTCGCGCTGTCCGAGCTGGAGACCCGCATCCTCAACGCCCGCGACCGCGCGCTGGAGATCGAGCGCGGCATCTTTGCCCGTCTGACCGCCGCCGTTCTGGGCGCCTCAGGGCCGATCGGGCAGGCGGCGCGTGCTCTGGCCGAGGTCGACGTCGCCGCCGCCTTTGCCGACCTCGCCTCGGGCGAGGGATGGAGCAGGCCGCAGGTCGACGACAGCCGCGCCTTTGTCATCGAGGGCGGCCGCCATCCGGTTGTCGAGCGCGCATTGAAGCGCAAGGCCGAGGCGTTTGTCGCCAATGACTGCGCCCTGACGACGGGCGAGACGCCGGCGATCTGGCTGCTGACCGGCCCGAACATGGCCGGCAAGTCGACCTTTCTGCGCCAGAACGCGCTGATCGCCATTCTCGCGCAGGCGGGCGGCTACGTGCCGGCGCGGCGGGCGCATGTGGGGCTGGTCAGCCAGCTTTTCAGCCGCGTCGGCGCGGCTGACGATCTGGCGCGCGGCCGCTCGACCTTCATGGTCGAGATGGTCGAGACTGCGGCGATCCTCAATCAGGCCGATGCGGCGGCACTGGTCATCCTGGACGAGATCGGCCGCGGCACTGCGACATGGGACGGGCTGTCAATTGCCTGGGCGGTGCTGGAGCATCTGCACGCCAGCAACCGCTGCCGGGCGCTGTTCGCAACCCATTATCACGAGATGACCAGCCTCTCTGCCCGCCTGCCGGGGGTCGAGAACGCGACTGTGGCGGTGCGCGAGTGGAAGGGCGACGTGATCTTCCTGCACGAGGTCCGCAAAGGGGCGGCGGACCGCAGTTATGGCGTGCAGGTGGCGCGGCTGGCCGGCCTGCCTGCCGCCGTGGTGGACCGCGCGCGCGAAATCCTGGCGGCACTGGAAAAGGGGGGGCGCGAGGGCGGTGCCCGGCCCGCTGCGCTGATCGACGATCTGCCGCTGTTCCGCGCCGCGCCGCCAGCGCCCCCGACGCCCGTCGCGCGCCCCTCGGCCGTCGAGGCACGGCTGGAGGGGGTGCAGCCCGATGGCCTGACCCCGCGCGAGGCGCTCGACCTGCTTTATGAACTGAAGGGCCTGACCGCGGCAGGATGAGTCGCCGAGAAAATCAGTTGCGGGAATCTGCAAGCGCGCCCAGCCTGCCTTGCAGGGAGGACCCGATATGCTGATCCGCATCACGATTGCCGCAACCCTGCTGGCCGCGCCCGCCTTTGCCACCTGCCCGGCGCCCGAGGCGATGCAGGCCGCCGCCAAGGGCTGGATGGAGGGGCAGCGCCTTCCCGACCCCGGACTGACCTCGATCGAGGACGCCGACTGCGCCTACAAATCCTATCGCGCCGCACTGGACGCGGCGATGGGCGCGCCTGTCGGGGTGAAGGTCGGCTTCACTTCGAAACCCGCGCAGGAAAAGTTCGGCGTGACGGCGCCCGCGGCCGGCGCGCTTTACGCGCCGATGATCCTCGAGGACGGTGCAGAGGTGCCGATGAAGGGCAGCCGCGCGCCGTTCTACGAGGCCGATCTGATCGTCACGGTGGCCGATCCCGCGATCATGCAGGCCAAGACTCGCGAGGACGTTGCCAAGGCGCTGCAGGACGTGCGCCCATTCATCGAACTCCCCGACATGGCCTTGCCCGAAGGGGTCAAACCGACCGGCGCGCTGATGACGGCCTATGGGGTGATGCCATGGCGTGGCGTGGTCGGCCCGGGCGTTCCGATGGCCGATCTGGCCGATCCTGTGGCCGATCTGGCGGCCCTGACGGTGGATCTGAAGGCCGATGGCGCCAGCGTTGCGCAGGGCAAGGGCGAGATGCTGCTGGGCCATCCGCTGGACGTGGTCCTGTGGCTAGTCAAGGACGGACGCTTCGACCTGAAGCCGGGGATGATGATCTCGCTCGGCTCGCTTTCGGCGCTGACGCCGGCCAAGGCGGGCGCGACGCTAGAGGCCGATTACAGCGTCGGCGGTAAGCCGATGAAGGTGACGGCCAAGCTGGTCGAATAGGCCGGGGTCACGCCTGCGCGGTGCGTCCGGCGCCAGGGCCGCGGCGCACCCGGTATTCGCGGGCGCCATCGCCCAGATCGCGGCTGCCCAGGAACTTGTGGCCGGCCTCAGCGCAGAAATGCGGCACGTCGAGGATGGCTGCGGCATCGGTCGCCAGCAACACGACCTCCGCCGCTTCCGGGGCGCCGTTCAGGACTCGGCGCAGGCGCAGCACCGGAAGTGGGCACAGCAGATCGCGCGCGTCTATTTCGATCGGGTTGTCAGCCATTGGCGGCATTCTGCAGCGCCGCCCGGCACCAGCCCTCTGCAGCATCGGGCGCGACAGCTTCGGCAAGGCCATCGGCAAACCGTGCGAAAGCGTCGGCCGCGTCTGGAGAGATTGCGACCAGCACGGGTAGCCCGAGGTGCAGTCCCTCGGCCACCAGGTCGCGAAAGCCGCGCCCCGCGGCCTCCTGCCGGCCAAACTTGCTCAGCAGCACCAGTTGCGCAGCGGCGAGCCCGTCGCGGGCCTGCTGCGCGGCGCGCTCCAGGCCCTCGGCATCCAGACAGCATCCCCGCGCGCCCGGACCGAGTGCCTGGGAGATTACGACCTCACCTCCGCCGGGGTGCAGCAGTTTTGCCACCATTTCGGCCGGTCGGGATCCCGAGGCCGGGCGGTTGGCCTGCACCGCGCCGGCGAGGCGAACGCCGTCGGCCGCGAGGCGCTGCGCGAGGTCCGCCAGCAGGCGGTCGGCGACGTCCTCGCCCTTGCGTCGCGGCTGATCGAGGTATCCCAGCATCCAGCGTCCCTTCGTTCGCAGGCAATCTAGGCGCAGGCGCGGCCCGGCGACAGGGGTTGCGGGCGGCGATGCGCGGCGCAAGGGTGCCTGATGACGCAACCGATCCATGACAAGGACATCGCCGGCATCATCCTCGCGGGGGGGCAGGGCACGCGCATGGGCGGGGCTGACAAGGCGCTGCTGGTGCTGCATGACCGGCCGCTGATCGCGCATGTCGTGGACCGCCTGGGCTGCGCCCGAGCGATCAGTGCCAACGGCCCGGCGGAGCGGTTCGCCGGCCTCGGACTGCCGGTGCTGCCCGACACGCTGTCAGGGCATCCGGGACCACTCGCCGGGGTGCTGGCCGGCCTCGAATGGGCGGCGGCGCAGGGATTTGGCGCTATCGTCACCGCCGCCACGGACACGCCCGGCTTTCCGCGCGATCTGGCGGCGATGCTGGCGCACCGCGCAGCAGGCAGTGGCGATGCCGCCGTGATCCTGGTGCGCGGCATCAGTTCGCCCGACCCCGGTGGTGCCCCGCGCATGCAGCCGACCTTTGCCCTTTGGCGGACTTCCGCCGCCCCCGGCGTGCGCGCGGCGCTTGCGGCCGGCACCCGCCGGGTCGAGGCAGTCGCGCAATTGCTGGGGATGGAGACGCTCGACGTGCCCGGAAGCGGCGCATTTTTCAACATAAACACCGCGCAGGACCTTGCCCGGGCTGGGGAATTCGTCGCTTGAGGGTTGGAAAATCGGCAGAAATACGCTTTGGCGGGTGCGCTGTCTGGAACCACCCTCGAAAACCGGGCGTTGGCAGCACATAACGGATCATCCGCCCTGCGAACAGGCAGGCGCCGATTTCATCAGAAGGAAGTGACGCATGTCCGATCGCGACAACGACCCGCACAACACGCGCAGCTACACCGAGCGTACTGTCGTGACTGAGCGCCCCGTGACCACCACCGTCGAGCCCAAGAGCTCGGGCTCGCTGCTGTGGATCATTCTGGCGCTGCTGGTTGCCGCTGCTCTGGCGTGGTGGCTGCTCGGCCGCGGCAATGACGCGACCACGACGACGACCACGGACACTGGCACGACCACCAGCGCCCCGGCGACTACCACGACCGAGCCGGTGACTGGCACGACGACGACG
Coding sequences within it:
- a CDS encoding sulfurtransferase TusA family protein codes for the protein MADNPIEIDARDLLCPLPVLRLRRVLNGAPEAAEVVLLATDAAAILDVPHFCAEAGHKFLGSRDLGDGAREYRVRRGPGAGRTAQA
- a CDS encoding DUF2478 domain-containing protein — encoded protein: MLGYLDQPRRKGEDVADRLLADLAQRLAADGVRLAGAVQANRPASGSRPAEMVAKLLHPGGGEVVISQALGPGARGCCLDAEGLERAAQQARDGLAAAQLVLLSKFGRQEAAGRGFRDLVAEGLHLGLPVLVAISPDAADAFARFADGLAEAVAPDAAEGWCRAALQNAANG
- the mutS gene encoding DNA mismatch repair protein MutS gives rise to the protein MSDDTPSPMMVQYLGIRAANPGALLFYRMGDFYEMFFEDAVAAAAALDIALTKRGTHAGAPIPMCGVPVHAAESYLLTLIRKGFRVAIAEQIEDPAEAKKRGSRSVVARDVVRLVTPGTLTEESLLEARRHNFLAAFAEVRGEGALAWADISTGALRVMPCPLVRLAPELARLAPRELLVCAGARLDDVAAEAGAALTELAPGSFDSAAGARRLAAIYAVETLDGFGSFERPELAAMGAIADYLLLTQKGRMPRLAPPAREAAGGAMQIDAATRRNLELTQALSGGREGSLLAAIDRTVTAAGARLLERRISAPSRDLAVIHARQEAVAHLLADPRLAADLRAALARAPDMDRALSRLALDRGGPRDLGAIRAGLEAATAVAALLGEDAVTVLADAATALSGHEVLIDMLDALVAEPPLLARDGGFVASGHDPDLDDTRRLRDEGRGVIAGMQAEYADETGIPALKIKHNNVLGYFIETTATHAARMLAPPLSARFIHRQTTANAVRFTTVALSELETRILNARDRALEIERGIFARLTAAVLGASGPIGQAARALAEVDVAAAFADLASGEGWSRPQVDDSRAFVIEGGRHPVVERALKRKAEAFVANDCALTTGETPAIWLLTGPNMAGKSTFLRQNALIAILAQAGGYVPARRAHVGLVSQLFSRVGAADDLARGRSTFMVEMVETAAILNQADAAALVILDEIGRGTATWDGLSIAWAVLEHLHASNRCRALFATHYHEMTSLSARLPGVENATVAVREWKGDVIFLHEVRKGAADRSYGVQVARLAGLPAAVVDRAREILAALEKGGREGGARPAALIDDLPLFRAAPPAPPTPVARPSAVEARLEGVQPDGLTPREALDLLYELKGLTAAG
- the mobA gene encoding molybdenum cofactor guanylyltransferase MobA; this encodes MTQPIHDKDIAGIILAGGQGTRMGGADKALLVLHDRPLIAHVVDRLGCARAISANGPAERFAGLGLPVLPDTLSGHPGPLAGVLAGLEWAAAQGFGAIVTAATDTPGFPRDLAAMLAHRAAGSGDAAVILVRGISSPDPGGAPRMQPTFALWRTSAAPGVRAALAAGTRRVEAVAQLLGMETLDVPGSGAFFNINTAQDLARAGEFVA
- a CDS encoding 2-keto-4-pentenoate hydratase yields the protein MLIRITIAATLLAAPAFATCPAPEAMQAAAKGWMEGQRLPDPGLTSIEDADCAYKSYRAALDAAMGAPVGVKVGFTSKPAQEKFGVTAPAAGALYAPMILEDGAEVPMKGSRAPFYEADLIVTVADPAIMQAKTREDVAKALQDVRPFIELPDMALPEGVKPTGALMTAYGVMPWRGVVGPGVPMADLADPVADLAALTVDLKADGASVAQGKGEMLLGHPLDVVLWLVKDGRFDLKPGMMISLGSLSALTPAKAGATLEADYSVGGKPMKVTAKLVE